From Calothrix sp. PCC 6303, a single genomic window includes:
- the rpsR gene encoding 30S ribosomal protein S18 gives MSYYRRRLSPIKPGDPIDYKDVDLLRKFITERGKVLPRRITGLTTQQQRVLTLAIKRARIMALLPFINAEG, from the coding sequence ATGAGTTACTATCGTCGTCGGCTTTCGCCAATTAAGCCAGGAGATCCAATCGATTACAAAGATGTGGACTTGCTACGTAAGTTCATTACCGAACGGGGTAAAGTTTTGCCACGTCGGATTACTGGATTAACCACCCAGCAACAAAGAGTATTGACTTTAGCAATCAAACGTGCGCGGATTATGGCTCTGTTGCCATTTATCAACGCTGAAGGCTAA
- the rpmG gene encoding 50S ribosomal protein L33 gives MAKSKGVRIVVTLECTECRTNPDKRSPGVSRYTSMKNRRNTTNRLELKKFCTHCNKHTVHKEIK, from the coding sequence ATGGCTAAAAGTAAAGGCGTGCGAATTGTGGTGACATTAGAATGCACCGAATGTCGCACCAATCCAGATAAACGTTCTCCCGGTGTTTCGCGGTATACAAGTATGAAAAACCGTCGTAACACCACCAACCGTTTAGAACTGAAAAAGTTCTGTACTCACTGTAATAAACATACTGTTCACAAGGAAATTAAGTAG
- a CDS encoding RDD family protein, producing the protein MSIERIPPKQYPRVDFPRRAAAWTIDFFGAWLASSFFGNGSVGIQFLQIFIFIFLWSILRVIVPYNNQGQSLGKWALDMKVLEFERGRIPDLLMLGKREAIIGFGAVLASTALNNIIQNPAAILLVIPLAIDCAAAFSDTMLRQALHDRYADTMVVSSRRGYSLDIKIKRIVGSLRRNMQK; encoded by the coding sequence ATGTCAATCGAACGTATTCCCCCAAAACAATACCCCAGAGTCGATTTTCCCAGACGCGCTGCTGCATGGACAATTGATTTTTTCGGTGCTTGGCTTGCTAGTTCTTTTTTTGGTAACGGTAGTGTTGGTATCCAGTTTCTCCAAATATTTATATTTATTTTCCTGTGGTCAATTTTGCGAGTAATTGTACCTTACAACAATCAAGGGCAAAGTCTAGGAAAATGGGCTTTGGACATGAAAGTGCTGGAATTTGAGCGGGGAAGGATTCCAGATTTATTAATGTTAGGCAAACGAGAGGCTATTATTGGTTTTGGGGCAGTTTTAGCATCAACTGCCCTAAATAACATTATCCAAAATCCGGCTGCTATACTGCTAGTAATTCCCCTAGCAATCGATTGTGCTGCTGCTTTTAGCGATACCATGCTGCGGCAAGCATTGCACGATCGTTATGCTGATACGATGGTAGTTTCGTCGCGTCGTGGCTATTCTCTTGATATCAAAATCAAAAGAATAGTTGGTAGTTTGCGTCGGAATATGCAAAAATAG